One Moorella sp. E308F DNA segment encodes these proteins:
- a CDS encoding zinc-dependent alcohol dehydrogenase → MEYQIPEKMKALVLFGPNDVRLVEKPVPKPGPGEVLVRVAACGICGTDVKIITKGMPKMPPYGEFTFGHEWAGTVVAVGETVDEFKVGDRVAIEAHKGCGRCENCIDGKYTACLNYGRLDKGHRAAGMTVDGGFAEYAVQHVNSVYKIPDNISFNEATYVTTAGCALYAIDKSGGYIAGDTVLVIGPGPIGLSVVQGARALGAEKIILMGTREDRLAKGRQLGATHTINIREVADPVAEVMAITDGKGAERVFECGGNSQAFEYGIKSTKKGGVMVLVSFYKEPVTANLDYVVINQISLLTVRGEGNQNCKRALSLMAQGKIDAKPIMTHAFPLEEFHKGLDYFVNRKDGAMKVVINP, encoded by the coding sequence ATGGAATATCAAATCCCCGAGAAAATGAAAGCCCTGGTCCTTTTTGGTCCCAATGACGTGCGCCTGGTGGAAAAGCCGGTACCCAAGCCCGGGCCGGGGGAAGTACTGGTGCGTGTAGCAGCCTGCGGCATTTGCGGTACCGATGTAAAAATCATAACCAAAGGAATGCCCAAGATGCCGCCCTACGGGGAATTTACCTTCGGCCATGAGTGGGCCGGTACGGTAGTGGCCGTGGGGGAAACGGTGGACGAGTTCAAGGTAGGCGACCGGGTGGCCATTGAGGCCCATAAGGGTTGCGGCCGCTGCGAGAACTGCATTGACGGCAAGTATACCGCCTGTTTAAACTACGGCCGCCTAGATAAAGGCCACCGGGCCGCCGGAATGACGGTAGACGGCGGTTTTGCCGAGTATGCCGTCCAGCACGTAAACTCTGTTTATAAAATTCCTGATAATATTTCTTTTAACGAGGCAACCTATGTGACTACCGCCGGCTGCGCCCTTTACGCCATTGATAAGAGCGGTGGCTATATTGCCGGTGATACAGTCCTGGTTATCGGCCCGGGTCCCATAGGTTTATCCGTTGTCCAGGGAGCCCGTGCTCTAGGTGCTGAAAAAATCATCCTCATGGGCACCCGGGAAGATCGCCTGGCCAAGGGCCGCCAGCTGGGGGCAACCCATACCATCAATATCCGCGAGGTTGCCGATCCCGTTGCCGAAGTCATGGCCATCACCGATGGTAAAGGTGCCGAAAGGGTTTTTGAGTGCGGTGGCAATTCTCAGGCCTTTGAATACGGCATCAAGTCGACTAAAAAAGGCGGTGTCATGGTCCTGGTTTCCTTCTACAAAGAACCGGTTACTGCCAACCTGGATTATGTAGTCATAAACCAGATCAGCCTTTTGACGGTACGCGGTGAAGGCAACCAGAACTGCAAGCGCGCCCTGTCCCTGATGGCCCAGGGTAAAATTGATGCCAAACCCATCATGACCCATGCCTTCCCGTTAGAGGAGTTCCACAAGGGCCTGGACTACTTCGTCAACCGCAAAGACGGGGCCATGAAGGTAGTTATTAACCCATAA
- a CDS encoding tripartite tricarboxylate transporter substrate binding protein, producing the protein MKNWRLKGVALVLVSLLLVLALSLAGCGGDKQANDSSKNEGGKQGDTAAVEFPTKPIEMTVLFGAGSGADLLARKVADLAGKELGQPIAVVNRTGAAGAVGYSYVKDQKPDGYNIVWNSNSINTAYHQGNMKFDYTAFAGVAELTTEPVSIAVKADAPWKDINEFIEYAKKNPGKVRIGNSGLGSFTHLTAVALENKTGAKFTHVPFGKGLAVSSLLGGKIEASSQLPAEIMSQVKAGQVRILAVTGEQRLASLPDVPTFKEKGIDLTLSLWRGIAVPAGTPQPVIEKLEAAFKKVAESQEFKDFAKQMGANIEFRGAAEFDKFIAQQDEELAALMEQIGMKKQ; encoded by the coding sequence ATGAAAAACTGGAGGTTAAAGGGTGTAGCTCTAGTCCTGGTGTCCCTGCTCCTGGTACTTGCCCTGTCCCTGGCTGGTTGCGGCGGGGACAAGCAGGCAAATGACAGCTCGAAAAATGAAGGTGGAAAACAAGGTGATACGGCGGCAGTAGAGTTTCCGACCAAACCCATAGAAATGACCGTTCTTTTTGGCGCCGGTAGCGGTGCCGATCTCCTGGCACGTAAGGTAGCTGACCTGGCCGGTAAAGAATTAGGCCAGCCCATTGCCGTTGTCAACCGCACCGGGGCTGCAGGAGCGGTAGGTTATTCCTACGTTAAAGACCAGAAACCCGATGGCTACAATATTGTATGGAATTCCAATTCCATTAACACAGCTTACCACCAGGGCAATATGAAGTTTGATTACACGGCCTTTGCCGGTGTAGCCGAGCTGACTACCGAGCCGGTGAGCATTGCCGTCAAGGCCGATGCCCCCTGGAAGGATATTAACGAGTTCATTGAGTATGCTAAAAAGAATCCGGGTAAAGTAAGAATTGGTAACTCCGGCCTGGGCAGCTTTACCCACCTGACTGCCGTAGCCCTGGAAAATAAGACCGGCGCTAAATTCACCCATGTACCCTTTGGGAAAGGCCTGGCCGTGTCCAGCCTGCTGGGGGGCAAAATTGAGGCAAGCTCCCAGTTACCGGCGGAGATTATGTCTCAGGTAAAAGCCGGGCAGGTGCGTATCCTGGCTGTTACCGGTGAACAACGCCTGGCCTCTCTGCCGGATGTGCCCACTTTTAAAGAAAAAGGCATCGATCTGACCCTTTCCCTGTGGCGGGGTATTGCCGTACCGGCCGGCACGCCACAACCGGTAATTGAAAAATTAGAAGCGGCCTTTAAAAAGGTGGCCGAAAGCCAGGAATTCAAGGACTTTGCCAAGCAAATGGGCGCCAATATAGAGTTCCGCGGGGCTGCCGAATTTGACAAGTTCATTGCCCAGCAGGACGAAGAACTGGCGGCCTTGATGGAACAAATCGGGATGAAGAAACAATAA